The following are encoded together in the Chaetodon auriga isolate fChaAug3 chromosome 4, fChaAug3.hap1, whole genome shotgun sequence genome:
- the marchf1 gene encoding uncharacterized protein marchf1 isoform X2 gives MPIQQITVVPARETASNGKSAPRSKDKTEGRKAPGRSGSRSSNISKASNSTAGLTTASRTSITPSSQDICSSGQLTRLEEDASESQHNKHTHTSVMTVTSTALGSSAQAQKKHVKRRHRRKRSSCTGLDCVETNGKQEQTDRSLSSDRSERGEKRERSAKNRRELPPRLRCAGAPQSDSTSEDEAWREARSWSKEKARRVRRRSGSSREREGPNGGKRGEDKAEVMELQSVGSDEGKENQPPVEDGGGLKKRHSSRASMKRDGNVSQREGSPSRDKEKGYKSCSPGGSSSLAEDGEELITKRYQEKGSGGGDMSVPTLQTHCGVNGSTPRPCSDDSEMEVCRICHCEGDDECPLIMPCRCTGSLSFVHQACLNQWIKSSDTRCCELCKFDFVMETKLKPLRKWERLHMSKSERRKIFCSVLFHLIAIACMLWSVYVLVRRTAEEIRLGKNGVLEWPFWTKLIVVAIGFTGGLIFMYIQCKVYLQLWRRLKAFNRIITVQNCPEKGLHNSQARPSALTNGRHEAAEVPVSPAPALAPEAQMDSDMSVEAAVAPAQNPV, from the exons ATGCCAATACAACAGATAACTGTGGTTCCGGCCAGGGAGACAGCCAGCAACGGAAAGAGCGCTCCTCGCTCCAAAGACAAGACCGAG gggAGGAAGGCCCCCGGCCGCTCAGGGAGTCGATCCAGTAACATCTCCAAG gccAGCAATTCTACAGCAGGACTAACTACAGCATCGCGAACGTCAATCACCCCATCGTCTCAGGACATATGCAG ctctgGTCAGCTTACCCGTTTAGAGGAGGATGCTTCTGAATCACAacacaacaagcacacacacacctctgtgatGACGGTCACCAGCACAGCTCTGGGCTCATCAGCTCAGGCCCAGAAGAAGCACGTGAAGCGCCGTCACCGCCGCAAGAGGAGCAGCTGCACCGGCCTCGACTGCGTGGAGACCAACGGCAAGCAGGAGCAGACCGACCGCAGCCTCAGCTCCGACCGCAGCGAGCGGGGTGAGAAGAGGGAGCGCTCTGCCAAGAACCGGAGGGAGCTCCCACCTCGCCTCCGCTGCGCGGGGGCCCCCCAGTCAGACTCCACCTCCGAGGATGAGGCATGGCGCGAGGCCCGCAGCTGGAGCAAAGAGAAAGCCCGGAGAGTGCGCCGCCGCAGCGGAAGCAGCCGAGAGAGGGAAGGGCCGAACGGGGGCAAGAGAGGGGAAGACAAAGCAGAGGTCATGGAGCTCCAATCAGTGGGCTCGGACGAAGGGAAGGAGAACCAGCCTCCGGTGGAGGACGGCGGCGGCCTCAAGAAGcggcacagcagcagagcctcGATGAAGCGAGACGGCAACGTTTCACAGAGGGAAGGCTCGCCGAGCAGAGATAAGGAGAAGGGCTACAAGTCATGCAGCCCAGGAGGAAGCTCCTCGTTGGCAGAGGACGGCGAGGAGCTCATCACCAAGAGATACCAGGAGAAGGGGTCAGGGGGCGGGGACATGTCAGTGcccacactgcagacacactgcGGCGTGAACGGGAGCACACCACGGCCCTGCTCTGATGACTCTGAGATGGAGGTCTGCAG gatcTGCCACTGTGAGGGGGATGACGAGTGTCCGCTGATAATGCCTTGTCGCTGCACGGGGAGCCTGAGCTTCGTCCACCAGGCCTGTCTCAACCAGTGGATCAAATCCTCAGACACTCGCTGCTGTGAACTCTGCAAGTTCGACTTTGTGATGGAGACGAAGCTCAAACCTTTACGCAAG tgGGAGAGGCTACACATGTcgaagagcgagaggaggaaGATCTTCTGTTCGGTGTTGTTTCACCTCATAGCAATAGCGTGTATGTTGTGGTCAGTCTACGTTCTGGTCAGGAGAACCGCGGAGGAGATCAGACTCGGGAAGAATG GTGTGCTGGAGTGGCCCTTCTGGACCAAGCTGATCGTGGTGGCCATCGGCTTCACGGGCGGCCTCATCTTCATGTACATCCAGTGTAAAGTCTACCTGCAGCTGTGGCGCCGCCTCAAGGCCTTCAACCGCATCATCACCGTGCAGAACTGCCCCGAGAAAGGCCTGCACAACTCTCAGGCCCGGCCCAGCGCTCTGACCAACGGCAGGCACGAAGCTGCCGAGGTGCCGGTCAGTCCGGCCCCTGCCCTGGCGCCAGAGGCACAGATGGACTCGGACATGTCAGTGGAGGCCGCGGTGGCGCCGGCGCAGAACCCCGTCTGA
- the marchf1 gene encoding uncharacterized protein marchf1 isoform X1, which translates to MPIQQITVVPARETASNGKSAPRSKDKTEGRKAPGRSGSRSSNISKASNSTAGLTTASRTSITPSSQDICSSGQLTRLEEDASESQHNKHTHTSVMTVTSTALGSSAQAQKKHVKRRHRRKRSSCTGLDCVETNGKQEQTDRSLSSDRSERGEKRERSAKNRRELPPRLRCAGAPQSDSTSEDEAWREARSWSKEKARRVRRRSGSSREREGPNGGKRGEDKAEVMELQSVGSDEGKENQPPVEDGGGLKKRHSSRASMKRDGNVSQREGSPSRDKEKGYKSCSPGGSSSLAEDGEELITKRYQEKGSGGGDMSVPTLQTHCGVNGSTPRPCSDDSEMEVCRICHCEGDDECPLIMPCRCTGSLSFVHQACLNQWIKSSDTRCCELCKFDFVMETKLKPLRKWERLHMSKSERRKIFCSVLFHLIAIACMLWSVYVLVRRTAEEIRLGKNEDFWRFSLLKYYSPNGVLEWPFWTKLIVVAIGFTGGLIFMYIQCKVYLQLWRRLKAFNRIITVQNCPEKGLHNSQARPSALTNGRHEAAEVPVSPAPALAPEAQMDSDMSVEAAVAPAQNPV; encoded by the exons ATGCCAATACAACAGATAACTGTGGTTCCGGCCAGGGAGACAGCCAGCAACGGAAAGAGCGCTCCTCGCTCCAAAGACAAGACCGAG gggAGGAAGGCCCCCGGCCGCTCAGGGAGTCGATCCAGTAACATCTCCAAG gccAGCAATTCTACAGCAGGACTAACTACAGCATCGCGAACGTCAATCACCCCATCGTCTCAGGACATATGCAG ctctgGTCAGCTTACCCGTTTAGAGGAGGATGCTTCTGAATCACAacacaacaagcacacacacacctctgtgatGACGGTCACCAGCACAGCTCTGGGCTCATCAGCTCAGGCCCAGAAGAAGCACGTGAAGCGCCGTCACCGCCGCAAGAGGAGCAGCTGCACCGGCCTCGACTGCGTGGAGACCAACGGCAAGCAGGAGCAGACCGACCGCAGCCTCAGCTCCGACCGCAGCGAGCGGGGTGAGAAGAGGGAGCGCTCTGCCAAGAACCGGAGGGAGCTCCCACCTCGCCTCCGCTGCGCGGGGGCCCCCCAGTCAGACTCCACCTCCGAGGATGAGGCATGGCGCGAGGCCCGCAGCTGGAGCAAAGAGAAAGCCCGGAGAGTGCGCCGCCGCAGCGGAAGCAGCCGAGAGAGGGAAGGGCCGAACGGGGGCAAGAGAGGGGAAGACAAAGCAGAGGTCATGGAGCTCCAATCAGTGGGCTCGGACGAAGGGAAGGAGAACCAGCCTCCGGTGGAGGACGGCGGCGGCCTCAAGAAGcggcacagcagcagagcctcGATGAAGCGAGACGGCAACGTTTCACAGAGGGAAGGCTCGCCGAGCAGAGATAAGGAGAAGGGCTACAAGTCATGCAGCCCAGGAGGAAGCTCCTCGTTGGCAGAGGACGGCGAGGAGCTCATCACCAAGAGATACCAGGAGAAGGGGTCAGGGGGCGGGGACATGTCAGTGcccacactgcagacacactgcGGCGTGAACGGGAGCACACCACGGCCCTGCTCTGATGACTCTGAGATGGAGGTCTGCAG gatcTGCCACTGTGAGGGGGATGACGAGTGTCCGCTGATAATGCCTTGTCGCTGCACGGGGAGCCTGAGCTTCGTCCACCAGGCCTGTCTCAACCAGTGGATCAAATCCTCAGACACTCGCTGCTGTGAACTCTGCAAGTTCGACTTTGTGATGGAGACGAAGCTCAAACCTTTACGCAAG tgGGAGAGGCTACACATGTcgaagagcgagaggaggaaGATCTTCTGTTCGGTGTTGTTTCACCTCATAGCAATAGCGTGTATGTTGTGGTCAGTCTACGTTCTGGTCAGGAGAACCGCGGAGGAGATCAGACTCGGGAAGAATG AGGATTTTTGGAGATTTTCTCTTCTGAAGTACTATTCGCCAAATG GTGTGCTGGAGTGGCCCTTCTGGACCAAGCTGATCGTGGTGGCCATCGGCTTCACGGGCGGCCTCATCTTCATGTACATCCAGTGTAAAGTCTACCTGCAGCTGTGGCGCCGCCTCAAGGCCTTCAACCGCATCATCACCGTGCAGAACTGCCCCGAGAAAGGCCTGCACAACTCTCAGGCCCGGCCCAGCGCTCTGACCAACGGCAGGCACGAAGCTGCCGAGGTGCCGGTCAGTCCGGCCCCTGCCCTGGCGCCAGAGGCACAGATGGACTCGGACATGTCAGTGGAGGCCGCGGTGGCGCCGGCGCAGAACCCCGTCTGA
- the tma16 gene encoding translation machinery-associated protein 16, translated as MPKAQKGKAAEKVVHPYSRKAAYLNREEIRLKKKERQKTDKAVRLSGIGEKLLWFQGQLDSEKTVYTRRDACDIIERYLQRFDSELEQIELMNGIKGRQGRLHGAREAVIKQTIERERAQYEGNGFEIPDIINAKNLKTFREWTGDLKKLPNIKLRNVSSKGLDTKTQEEEKHEAEDDDEGDLDGEQLDDTALMSDSN; from the exons ATG ccgAAGGCTCAGAAAGGAAAAGCCGCGGAGAAAGTTGTTCATCCGTACAGCAGGAAAGCGGCTTACCTGAACCGAGAAGAAATCCGActgaagaagaaggaaag GCAGAAGACAGACAAGGCAGTCCGTCTGAGTGGCATCG GTGAGAAGCTGCTATGGTTTCAGGGACAGCTGGACTCAGAAAAGACCGTTTACACCAGGAGAGACGCCTGTGACATCATTGAGAG GTACCTCCAAAGGTTCGATTCTGAACTCGAGCAGATTGAGCTGATGAACGGGATCAAAGGTCGACAGGGTCGTCTCCACGGCGCCAGAGAGGCCGTCATCAAACAGACCATTGAGCGAGAGAGAGCGCAGTATGAGGGCAACGGATTTG AGATCCCAGACATCATCAATGCAAAGAATCTGAAAACGTTCAG GGAGTGGACCGGTGATCTGAAGAAACTTCCAAATATTAAACTGCGGAACGTGTCGAGCAAAGGTTTGGACACAAAGACtcaagaagaggagaaacatgaGGCTGAAGACGATGATGAAGGTGATTTGGATGGTGAGCAGCTGGATGACACGGCGCTGATGTCGGATTCAAACTGA